The window ACTGGGTGAGTATGGGGTCCCCCAAGAATAGTGGGACTACGGCGATGGTCAGCCCGATCAAGAGCCCTGCGTAGGATAATCTTCCGATGCCCCTTACCGGTAGCTTCTTCTCCACTTCGCGCCGGCCGAAGGCCAGATACTGCATGGCGATTCCGAGCGCCGCGACCGCCCCGGCGGCGAAGCCGTCTCCGGGCTGTACATACCCCTTGACCAGGATCGCGATCGCGGCTATCAGGGTGGGCGCCAGCAGAAGCCGGGCGACTACCCGGGTCATGATGCTCGTGGCCTCGCCGGGCGACTCTTGGGGCATGTGCTTACCGTCGCCCGTCCGGCGGCACGAGCTCGTACAGGAGCCCGGGTTCCACTGGGACCACTTCGAATCCGGCCCTCCGGAAGCGGGAGCCTCCGACCAGCCCCTGGTCGAGTATATATACCGGCCCCTTTTCGGCGGCTTTCTCCGCGGCGGTGACGCCGAGGTCGTCGCGGCTGGTAGCGTGACGGCGGTCGGTCTCGTCGGGGGGAAGATTCCCCGGCCAGACGGCGTCGTAGTGCCGAGGTCCCCAGGAGGGATAATAGGGGTCCACCAGCGTGAGGTCCTCGCGCCGACCCTGGACCACGACCATGTACCAGAGGCTGCTCCGGTGGTGTATGACGGTCGCGTCCTGCTCGACGTTCTCCGCCACCGCTTCTATGATCCTGCGACCCTCATCCTGGCCGCTGCGATCCACCTCCGCGTAGGTCTCCGCGGCGGCCACCAGGGGCAACAGCAGCGCCGCCGCGGCGAACGGAAGGTAGGAGGCAAGCCGAAGCCCGTACCGTTCGGTCGCGACCAGTCTCCGCACGGTATCGAGCAGGGCCGCGAGGCCGACCGAGATCCAGAGCGCGAGCACCAGATAAGTCGGAATGAAGTAGAGCTGAACGTCGAGGATGGTGTAGGCGAGGGCGTACAGTAGCCAGCCCCCGAACAAGAAGCCGGTGAGCGCGGCGGACGGCCGGTCTCGGCGGAGCAGGATTACTAGTCCGGCGACCCCCGCGGCGAGCAGGAGCCACGGAAAGTTCTCGAGCAGATCCTCGCCGTAGAGGCTTAGATCCTCTAGGAGTGAGCCGGGGCGCAGGGTGAGGAGGCGTCCGTTAAGCCGCGCGCCGCTGACGAGCGCAAAAAAGCCGCCGACTGTTGAGGGATCCGCCTCCATGCTCTCGGGCCTCATGGAGGCTCGTACGGGCAGATACAGGTAGGGCGTGAGCCCGAGGGCAAAGAGCCCCACGCCCTTGAGGGCCAGCCTCGCCTCGAGCAGCTTCCGCCGGTCGGCGAGCGCCACGAATAGAGCCCCGGCGGGAAGTAGGAGACCGCTCGTGAGGTGATTGGCGAGCGAGAGGCCCATAAAAAAGCAGGCGGCCAGCAGGTACCGGTCGTCCCGGTTGGACCTCCAGAGGAGCAGGACCGCAATGGTCAGGGCGATAAACAGCGCGTTTAAGGGGTAAACCTCGGCTATCGTGGCCTGCGACCAGAGAGTCTGGCCGAGCCCAAAGGAAAGGGCGCCCGCCGCCGCGGCGATGACGTTCCGCGTGAGCAGATAGCCGGCGGCGTAGACCAGGGCCACCGCACAGGCACCGTAGACCGCCGAGGCTAGGTTCGCCAGGTAGGCGGGGCCGCCGAAGGGGAGCTCCGTGAACAGGTGGGTGAGCATCGTGTAGGCTGGGTAGCCGGTTGGGTGGGTGATTCCGAGCGAGGCGGCGTGGACCTGGAGCATCGCCGCGTCGAGCAGATCCGGCCTGGAGTAGGTCAGGACGCCGGGCGCGAGGGTCCTCACGTACAGGACGAATACGAGCAGGGCCGCGCCCGCTCCGGCGAGCAATACGCCGGCTTTCGCGGGGCGAAGTCTGCGGACTGTTCTCGCTTTGCCCGGAGCTTTCACGGTAAAGAGTTCTCGCTAATCTCCGGCGGTCGTCTTGCGAGACTGGTCTGCCCGCGGGCTAGTCACCGGCGTCATCCGCCCGGCGATCCAAAGAGCCGTCCTCGTTCGGCGTCTCATCCTGGGTATCAACCCTACGCCGCTGCTGGACCGTCTGGATCGCTAGCCGCGACACCCGGGAGCCTTCAACCTCCGCCACGCGCATCAGGTGCCCGCTTACGAGCACCTCGTCGCCCTCCTCTGGGGCCCGCCCTAGCTGGCCGAGCACCAGCCCGCCTATCGTGTCGAAGTCCTCGCTCTCGAAGGAGGCTTCGAGAGCCTCGTTGACGACGCTGATCGGTATGCGCCCGTCCACGGAGTAGGCCCCGCTAGAGAGCTTGCGCAGTAGGGGCTCCTCCTCGTCGAACTCGTCCCGGATCTCGCCCACGATCTCCTCGAGGATGTCCTCTATGGTTACGAGGCCCTCGAACGAGCCCCACTCGTCTATGACCACTGCCATCTGGATCTCACGCTTCTGGAAGTCGTCCAGGATGTCGTCTATGCGCCGGTTCTCGGGCACGGTCAGCACCTCGCGCACGATGTCCCGCTCCATAGGGGTTGCCTTGAGATTCTCGCCGTTGGACGATTCGACGGTGTTACGCAACAGGTCCTTGACGTGCACCGCGCCGATAATCCTGTCCCCGGTCTCGTCCTCGTAGATCGGGTAGCGGGTATAGTTGCCCGTCGCCGCCCCCGCGACCAGCTCCCCGAGAGGCGTGTTGGCGGAGAAGGAGACCACGTCCGGTCTCGGGACCATGATCTCGCGCGCCGTCGTATCGCCGAGCTCGAATACGCCCCCGATCATCTCTGACTCGTCGGCCTCCAGAAAGCCCTGGCGGGTCGACTGGCTTATCAGGGTGCGGATCTCCTCCTCCGTGTGAGACTCCTCGCCTTCACTGGCCGGCGGGATGCCAAATGCCCGGGTTATGGCGTTCGCCGTCCCGTTGAACAGGGCGGTGAGCGGGTACAGCAGGTAGTAGAAAAAGCGCATGAACGGCGCCACGAACAGCGAGGTGCCCTCGGCCCTCTGTATCGCGAGCGTCTTCGGAGCCAGCTCGCCGAATACCACGTGGAAAAACGAGACTACGGAGAGCGCGATGGCTATGGCGACCGGGTGGACCAAGACTTCCGGGAAGCCGAGGTCCTCGAATACGGGCTGTATCAGGCTCGCAATGGTCGGCTCGGCGAGCGCGCCGATGCCCAGGGAGCAGATCGTGATCCCGAGCTGGCAGACCGCCAGATACTGATCTAGCCTCGCCGTAGCCGTCTGTACCAGGTTCGCAGAGACCCTACCCTCGCTTACCATGCGATTTACCTGGGTCGCCCTTATCCTGACGAACGCGAACTCCGCGGCCACGAACAGCCCGTTGAGTGCCACCAACAGCAGGGTGACCAGGATCCTTATTGTAGGTAATAGCGCGGCTTCCAATGTGCTCCTCGAGCTTGATCGCGGTGTTTACGGCGTTAAGATCAACGGGGAGGGTCTTGCTCTCACCCTCCGCTCCTTCCATTTCCCAACCCTGTTTGTCGAGTGCGACTCGTCTCGCACGCCGAGCTGATCACGGGGTAGCCCGAGCCGAATCCAATGCATCCCGCACGATGCTCTCGGCCCCTCCGGGGTCCACGGCTCGCCGGCGGGCGGGCAGTATCCGGTGCGCCAGCACGCTCGGCGCCAGGGCCGCTACGTCCTCCGGGAGGCAGTCAGCGCGGCCTCTTACCGCCGCCCGGGATTTGGCGGCCGCTAGAAGCATGCGGCTCGCCCTCGGCGAGGCGCCTAGCGTCGCGTCCTCGTGTCCGCGCGTGGCGGACGTCACGCCCACCACGAATCTGAGTACGGTTTCGCTAACACTCACCTCCCGAACTAGACGCATGATATGCCCGAACTCTTCCAGACCGATCACGGGGCTCAGGCCGGATACTGAATCCCGGGAGAGCCTGAGGAGCTCCACCTCGGAGGCCGCGTCCGGGTAGCCAAGGTTCATC of the Rubrobacter aplysinae genome contains:
- a CDS encoding MnhB domain-containing protein; translated protein: MPQESPGEATSIMTRVVARLLLAPTLIAAIAILVKGYVQPGDGFAAGAVAALGIAMQYLAFGRREVEKKLPVRGIGRLSYAGLLIGLTIAVVPLFLGDPILTQYPPPGADVIYLGTLELITAVAFDLGIFLVVLGYGTGVISLVSRLIDDPSSASMRDATHETGNGDPAQEGRTL
- a CDS encoding glycosyltransferase family 117 protein, whose amino-acid sequence is MLAGAGAALLVFVLYVRTLAPGVLTYSRPDLLDAAMLQVHAASLGITHPTGYPAYTMLTHLFTELPFGGPAYLANLASAVYGACAVALVYAAGYLLTRNVIAAAAGALSFGLGQTLWSQATIAEVYPLNALFIALTIAVLLLWRSNRDDRYLLAACFFMGLSLANHLTSGLLLPAGALFVALADRRKLLEARLALKGVGLFALGLTPYLYLPVRASMRPESMEADPSTVGGFFALVSGARLNGRLLTLRPGSLLEDLSLYGEDLLENFPWLLLAAGVAGLVILLRRDRPSAALTGFLFGGWLLYALAYTILDVQLYFIPTYLVLALWISVGLAALLDTVRRLVATERYGLRLASYLPFAAAALLLPLVAAAETYAEVDRSGQDEGRRIIEAVAENVEQDATVIHHRSSLWYMVVVQGRREDLTLVDPYYPSWGPRHYDAVWPGNLPPDETDRRHATSRDDLGVTAAEKAAEKGPVYILDQGLVGGSRFRRAGFEVVPVEPGLLYELVPPDGRR
- a CDS encoding hemolysin family protein → MEAALLPTIRILVTLLLVALNGLFVAAEFAFVRIRATQVNRMVSEGRVSANLVQTATARLDQYLAVCQLGITICSLGIGALAEPTIASLIQPVFEDLGFPEVLVHPVAIAIALSVVSFFHVVFGELAPKTLAIQRAEGTSLFVAPFMRFFYYLLYPLTALFNGTANAITRAFGIPPASEGEESHTEEEIRTLISQSTRQGFLEADESEMIGGVFELGDTTAREIMVPRPDVVSFSANTPLGELVAGAATGNYTRYPIYEDETGDRIIGAVHVKDLLRNTVESSNGENLKATPMERDIVREVLTVPENRRIDDILDDFQKREIQMAVVIDEWGSFEGLVTIEDILEEIVGEIRDEFDEEEPLLRKLSSGAYSVDGRIPISVVNEALEASFESEDFDTIGGLVLGQLGRAPEEGDEVLVSGHLMRVAEVEGSRVSRLAIQTVQQRRRVDTQDETPNEDGSLDRRADDAGD